TAGCAAAACGGACTCCTCGTTGGGCTACTGCGACTTTTAAACGCGCGGGCGTGTTTGGCCAATCAAACACATTTCGTCGCCAACCACACGTTGCATGCCACTCTTCGATTCTAAGTTCGTTCGTGCGTGTCGCAAGGTGTTGCGGTGGTTTTCACTCCAGAAATCACCGGTACCAACGGTGTAGTTGACGCTCACGGACACCAAGAAAATGGGCCGTCTGGATCCCCCAGTTTCGCAGCGTCTGACGCACAATTCCGCGTTTTTTCCAACGCCTGGCGTCGACATGGACACATGCGTCAATCAACACAGGCCAACTTCGACGGCGCAACGCCTGCGATAAGACGACATCTTCCATCAGTGGATTTGTCTGAAAACCGCCGACACTTTGGTAAAGCTTGCGATCAACAAACATCGCCTGATCGCCAAAGGGAAGACCTCGCAGCCTGATTCGCATCGCATTACCCGATTCAAGCAGCCGGTAAGATATCCCCGCTTCGTCAATGCGCTGCCGAAATCCGCCCCACAGGCTTTGGTCTGTGTGCCCTAAGTTTGTGCAACCGTTTGCATGGCGGCAAAGCTGTTCTACACAGTCGGTCTCCAACCAGTTGTCTGCGTGCAGGAACAGCAGCATCGGGGCATTGCTCAATCTGGCGGCATGGGCCAGCTGTAGACCGCGTCCGGGTTGTGTGTGGACGACAACCGCTTGATGCGACTGAGCAAGCGTGATGGTGTTGTCGGTGCTGCCACCGTCGGCGACGATGACGTTCCTGACACCATTGTCATGTGCCGATCGAATTGCTTTCGCGATATTGGCTTCCTCGTTTAATGCCGGTATCACGACGCAAAAATCCGTTGGCACCACGTTGGTCTTCGCCCTTCAATCGATGTGTATACGTGCAATCGTGCACATTCGGCGCAATGCTGGTTTCGTTGTGAACTCTACGTTCATGCTCGATTCCAAGTCGATCGCCCATCGTTTGGGCAAACTACAACGTTTGGACTTCGCGATAACGCATGAAGGCGATCGGTCCAAGAATCAGCAATGGAATCCACGCAGCCAATGCAGGTGTAAACAAAATCCCAGCGCCACCAAGAGCACTGCCGATTGTTTTGAGTGAAAAGAATAGCAGCACCATGGTCATCGCCGATGCGATGGTGACAAAAAGCTTGCGGTCACGCCGATTGACGACCAGTGGAAGTCCCAGAAGGACTAGTGCGAAGTCGAGTGGTACCCGGATCAGACGCTCGTGAAGTAGCACGGTAACACTGAGCGGGTTGTGAACTGCCGGATTTCGAAGACGCTCGGCCAGATGCATCGTGCTGCATAGTCGCGTGGATGATTGGTCGGTTTGCAGGATTTCAGCATTAACGGTGGTGGTGACAAAGCATTCGCGAGGTCCAATCCAATCGTGCTGTTTGGATGTCATCAAAACCGAACGATTGCCCACACCGGCTGAATCCAGACTGTCAACATCTTTGGGGATCTCGACGATCTGCATCAAGTATCCTTCGCCGTGATTTTCGTTGGCTGGCAACCACTGGGCGGTCTTGGCGATTAGAGCATCGCCGAAGCCTTCGTAGTCACCGTCGAGGCTGAAGCGAGGGTTGATGATTTGACGGCTACGCGGCTTGATCGATTCACCTTGCAGTAAAATTCCGCTGATCTTGTCGTAGCTCGGCAGGATTGGCTGTGGGTTATCGCCAGTGATGTCTCTGTTTTTCATCGATAACACGTCACGCATCGATGGCAGCAACATTTCGCGGCTGGCGAACTGAGCCAATATGATCAGGCCTGAGGCGATCACCATCGCGCGGAATAGTCGTCCGTGGGAAACACCTGCGGCAAGTGTCGAGGTGAGTTCTCCCGTCCGCCGCAACCACCCGACCACGAACAGCAATGACATCAATGCGATGATTGCTCCGGTCCAGTCAAACAGCAGCAGCAAGTATGGACCGTAGAACTCCGCCATCACCATGGCGAGCGACATGCCGCGTTTTTCGGCAAGTTCGGCCAAATCTGTCATGTTTGTAAAAGCATGAAAGACGATGAAGATGCCTGAAAGCGATAAAAACGACACGGTAAACGTGCGTAAGTACAGGTTCAGGATGTAGCGGTCGATTTGCGTCACGGTCGATCAAACGCGGCACGCGTCATAAAAGTTTCAGCTGGTTTCGCAGAGCATCCCAGTCTGCCCAGACCGTCGCAAGATCGATCGCCGAATTCGGTCGCGATGCGTAGTCAGCACCCATCGAAAGTTTAGAAACGCCTTCTCGATAGAGGGGCGCATACAACGCCACAACTGTCGCGAAGATCGATTCACGACGGCAGCGTCAAAATTATGCTGGATGAATGGTGATTACCGCTGTTCGCGGTACGTCGCCCAGCTGAGATAAATCAGCACTCCGCCCAAAATGGCGAACGTCAGGTCCATCATTAGGCTTGCGCCACCTAAAACTTGCAACGCTCCGACGCCAGCCAAAATGGCGACCGAATCAAGCAGGAATAGGCAGACCACCAAGATCGACGCAACAAGGCTGAAGAGACAAAGGGCCTTGGGCATCAATCAAACCTCAGTAGTAGTTGAAAATCTGGAAGCAGAACCAAGTTACTAGTCCAATCGCGGCCACGAAAGGTCAGCAGTATAGTTACCTGACCGTCACTTTCCCAAGCCTACGCTAAATCGCTAGTTTACCGATTTGGACTTCGGGCGGGGGACACAACAATTTTTCTGCAAATTCCGGTTGAAGGGGCAGTCAGAGTGCAAGATTCATTGGGCGCCAGTTCGCAGCCATCTGTTGAGAATCATCCATGGGACTGGTGGCGAATGCAAATGCCGGTGACCAAAAACTGGGCGTATTTGGACCATGCTGCTGTCGGGCCGCTAACAAAACCGGCTGCCAACGCGTTCCGCCGCTATGCCGAAGAAGCCGAGACGCAGGGAGACACCGTCTGGCCCAGTTGGGCCGGGCGAATGGATGAACTACGCCGCGCCGCGGCCGAATTGCTACGGACCCAGCGAGATGAAATTTGCTTGGTGCCGAATACCTCTACCGGCATTAACATCGTTGCTGAAGGGTATCCGTGGAAAAGTGGCGATAGTGTGGTCGTGCCCGAAGGAGAATTTCCCAGCAATCTTTTTCCCTGGGAAAACCAAGCCAGTCGTGGAGTCGAGATTCGCAAAGTCGCACGGCGTGAGAACGGTGTTGTCTCGATCGACGATCTTCTGGCGGCATGTGACCAAAGCACCAAGCTTATCGCACTATCGTGGGTCGGCTACGCCAGTGGCTTTCGGGTCGATGTTCAGGAGCTTGTCGAACGTGCCCATCAACGCGGAATTTTGGTTTTCTTAGATGCGATCCAAGGACTCGGAGTTTTCGATTTAGATCTCGATCAGGTTGATGTCGATTTCCTAGCAGCGGACGGGCACAAGTGGCTGCTAGGGCCCGAAGGGATGGGAATCGCTATGATCCGGCGTCGGCACCTTGATCTGTTGCGATGCGGAAATGTCGGCTGGAATAGCGTGCAGAACGCGTTCAACTATGCGAAGCCCGAATTGGAATTGCGAAACTCAGCAGAGCGTTTCGAACCCGGTTCGGCAAACATGGGAGGCGGCGCCGCGCTTGCGGCCAGTTTGGATTTGTTTTTGACTGTTAGAAATCACCATGGTGTCGATGCAATCTCAGGGCGCGTACTGGGGCTGGCAACAGAATTGATCGGTCAATTGCGTTCACGAGGATTTGTGGTGCGTGCTCAACCGGAGTTGCAGTTTCAATCCGGAATCGTGACATTCGAAGTCCCGGGGATGAATCCGGTCGATGTCCGCAGCAAACTTTTACACGCAGGTTGTGTTGTCAGTTGCCGAGACGGTGGCATTCGGGCGAGCGTGCATGCGTACAACAATTTAGATGATATCTCGCGAATGTTGCGAGCAATCTAGCGGTTGGCGAACACCGTCTTCGTAGTCGTTATGCTGTTGGCGGTACGCTTCTTATCTTGGTCTCGATTTTCTTTTTCCTGTCTACTTCAAGCCGGAACGGGTATGTCCACAGATGGAAAACAAATCGCGGTGTACACCGGATCGTTTGATCCTGTGACACTGGGGCACCTGCACATCATCCATCGCGCAAGCCGTCTGTTCGAAACATTGATCATTGGGATCGGTGTAAACGCGGACAAACGTTCGCTGTTTACTCCCGATCAGCGTCGAGATTTGGTCGAGACTGTGACGAAAGATCTGCCCAACGTTCGGGTCGAATTCTTTGATGGACTGGCGGTCGACTTTGTTCGATCACAACAGTCCCGGGTGATGGTGCGAGGGATTCGCCCACTAACGGATATCGCGGGCGAGTTCACGATGATGATGGCGAACCGGCAATTGGATAGCGATATCGAGACAGTCTTTCTGATGGCTGACGAGCGATTTGCACACGTCAGCAGCTCGCTGCTAAAGCAAATCGCCGGGATCAGCGATGACGACGAGAAGCTGGCCAAGTTTGTGCCGCGAGAAATCATCCGCCCGTTGCGCGAGCGAATGCGTTCGGCCGAATAGGTCAAAACAACAACGAGCGATCATCCGGACGCGTCGAAGTCAGACCGACGCGTCGCGGAGGTTCAATTTCATCCGCCAGGAAGCGAACTCAGGAAAGGATCTTGCTGCGAAGCTCGGTGAGCAGATCGATCGCACCTCCGATTTCAGCCTTTTGGCGTTCGGGGTCTTCTGGAATTTCGCGTTCGATTGTCAAAGACCCGGTGTATCCGATTTCGTGAAGGGCGGTCAGATACTTTTCGATGTCAACGTCGCCCTTGCCGAGCGGAACTTCGCGTCCCCAGGTTTCGCCCGGATGATCGCTCCATGTCCCGTCTTTGCAGTGAACGCTGCGGACGTGAGGGGCAAGCATCCGTAGAGCTTCGATCGGTTCGCCAGTACCGTAAAGAATCATGTTGGCCGGATCGAAGTTAATCTTTAGGTTGTCGCAACCTACAGCGGCGATGAATTGCATCAAACCTTCAGCGGTTTCTTGACCGGTTTCAAGATGCAGAAACTGGCCGTTCTCATTGCAGTGATCACAAAGCTTTGCCGTGACGGCAACGATTTGGTCGTATTGCGGATCATTCGTGTCTTCGGGGATGAATCCCAAATGCAACGCGATCGTGTCACAACCGAGAGCTTTGGCGAAGTCGGAGATTTCGCACATCTCGCGTAATCGCGATTCGCGTGAGGCTTGGGGAACCAAACCGATGGTCTGCTGAACCGTTGGAATGTCCGCATAGCTTTCGCCCTCAAAGCCGCCGAAAACGGCGGTGCATTGGACACCCATTTCGGCAAGCTGCTCTTTGAGCTTCTCCGCATCTTCGGCGCTACGTTGACCTTGGTGCGGTGCATGCAGCTGAATGGTGGGGAGGCCAAGTTCTGAAATCACATCCCACTTGACTCCGAGTCCTGCATCGACCGAGGCAAAAACGCCAATTGCCCAATCTTCCATATCGAAAGGTCCTGTTAATAGCTGTTTTGGTTTGAGGTGGTTGTCAATCTTTACCGGAGAGGCGCGATTGTTCAATCAGACATTTTGCAATCAGACGACGTTCGATCAGACGACGAACATTCGTAGGTAGTTGCTGCTTTGACAAAGCGCACGCAGGCAATCCTCGTGGGAGCCCTCATAAGCACGATCTTCGACTTCCACACAAACCGGGCCGTTGTATCCGGTGTCGACCAGCGCACCGAAGAATTTTCCCCAATCGATATCGCCGAGACCTGGAAGCTTGGGCGAATGCCACAAATTTGGGTTGGCGAATGTGCCGACCTGATTCAGCCGATGTCGATCGATGCGAAGATCTTTGGCGTGAACATGAAACAGCTTGTCTGCAAAATCTGCGAGCGGCTGAACGTAGTCCATGTGCTGTAGGACTAAGTGTGAAGGATCAAAGTTCAGCCCAAAGCAATCGCTGGGGATGTCGTCAAACATCCGCCGCCAAATGTCAGGTGAATGGGCCAAGTTTTTTCCACCGGGCCACTCATCGTTGGTGAAGTACATCGGGCAGTTTTCGATTGCCACTCGTACCTGATGTTTTTCTGCAACGTCGATAATCGGTTTCCATGTCTCAAGAAAACGCGGCCAGTTGTCTTCGACGCTTTTCGTCCAGTCACGACCGATAAACGAGGTCATCGTGTTCACGCCTAGCTTGGCAGATGCCTCGATAACGGCCTTGATATGTTCCACCGCGATCTTGGCTTCATCCAAGTCTGGTGACAACGCATTGGGATAGTAGCCCAGGCCGCTGATGGTGACGTCGTGCTCTTCTTGCAATTCGTTGATCGATTCAATCTGGCTGTCATCTAGCGAAAGCACATCGATATGCGTGACGCCGGCGTAACGGCGGGTCGCTTTGCCAGGCGGCCAACACATAACTTCCATGCAGTCGTAGCCATTTTCTTCGGCAATCTCGAACGCATCTTCCAAACTTGCGTCGGGAACAATCGCTGTCACATATCCAAGTTGCATCGCTGCGTTACTCCTCAAGCAATGAATCCGAAACGGTATCACCGTCACCGTTCCAGGTGGGTGATCGATATTTTGTATTCCCAGGGCGAACCGTGGCTTTATCGGTTAGCAATCGCAGGTGTTCGCTGGCGAAAAGAGTGGGAACGATTCGATCGGCCCGTTTTAGGCGATAGAGGATACAGCCTTTTCGGGCGACGTAGTACATACCCCAAACGGTCGCCACGAAATGTTCGCGATCGAATCCCGTTCCGACCGTTTCAACTTGATCACCGATTTCGATCCCGTCGTGATCGAGTTTCAACCACATTGCCGGACGTAAACGGAATCGCAACGCGCCGTATTCGTAGTGGTAGTACGTCCCGTCAAATCGAAAGCGTTTCAGCACACGTGGGCTGGGGATCAGCTTGGTCGCGATCGCGACATCATCCGGGTGGACGAACGCTTGACCGTTTTCTGGCCAGCGTAAAAAGCATCCGTAGTCAGGGAGCCGTGGGTATTGCATGTCATTGGCGAATGAACATCAGAAAAACAGTGGCGGTTCGGCATTTGTCAAACCGGATTGCAGTGTAGCGGACCGTTGGCATCCGATGGGCGGCATGCGTCGTTGGGCGATTGAAAATCAATCGCTTTGCACATCAACATGAAAGAATTGTTTCGGCAACCCGATTCGGGTGGGATATTCATCTGAACTGCGAACCCGGACAGCGTGCCCGGACAGCGTGCCCGGACAGCGTGCCCGGACAGCGTGCCCGAACTGTGCCGTGGGAAAGGATTTGCGCATTGGCGCAAGCTGGATCCGGGTGAGTACAAAAGGCGGTCGAATTGCGTTCCCTTAACGACACGGGAGGTACACTTCTGTGTCTCTCATCTGTCGCCGCACCCGGAACTCTTTTCTTGATGACTAAACCAGCTAGCCAGCCTGCCGTGGGGATCGACCTTGGCACCACGTTTTCAGCAATTGCGTTTCTCGATCCGACCGGGCGTCCTGAAACGATACGCAATTCCGAAGGTGATCTGACAACGCCGAGCGCAGTATTCTTTGATCACAAGCGTCCGATTGTAGGGATCGAAGCAGCCGAGGCTGGTTTACTGGAACCGGATCGTCTGGCACTGTTCGCTAAACGAGACGTCGGTGAATCGTTCTACGAAAAAGAAATTCGTGGAAAGCATTTGCCCGCCGAAGTGATCGAGGCATTGATCCTACGCAAGCTGAAAGCGGATGCCGAACTGATGCTCGGGCCAATTGAAAAAGCCGTGATCACCGTTCCTGCATTCTTTAATGAACCCTGCCGAAAGGCGACTCAGGATGCGGGACGGCTAGCCGGATTGGATGTCTTGGACATCATCAACGAGCCGACTGCTGCAGCGATTACCTATGGCGTTCAACAGGGGTTTTTGAGTCTCGACGGCGGCAGCCGAGAAGCCGAGACTGTTCTGGTCTACGACCTTGGCGGCGGCACATTCGATGTCACCGTGATGAAGATCGAAAACGGAAACTTCAACACGATCGCGACCGCAGGCGATGTCTATCTGGGAGGTGTTGATTGGGACAAACGCGTTGTCGATTTCATCGCCGAAGCCTTTGAAAAAGAACATGGCGTCGATCCTCGTGATGATCCACAGGCCGAACAAGAGTTGCTTCGCAAAGCAAACCAGACCAAGCATGCGTTGACGCAGCGTGAATCGGTGACCGTTGCGTTTGCGCACGATGGACGGCGGCTACGCACCGAGATTACGCAGCAAGAGTTCTCTGATCGCTGCGCCGATTTGGTCGAGCGAACTTTGATGACCGTGCAACTGGTTTTGGATGACGCCGATGTCGACTGGTCAAAGTTGACTCGTTTGATCTTGGTCGGCGGGTCGACTCGTATGCCGATGATCCGTCAAGAACTGGAGCGACTTAGCGGGATGGAATTGGACCGTTCGCTATCGCCCGATGAAGCGGTCAGTCACGGTGCTGCTCTTTATGCCGGGATGTTGATGGCGGGGCAAAACGACAAGTCCGGCATTTCAGTCAGCAATGTCAACTCGCATGATTTGGGGATCTTGGCAGTGGACCCCAAAACCGGCCAGCCACGCCGACAAATCATGATTCCCCGGAACAGCCATTTGCCAGCGCGAAAGATGGTTCGCTTCCGGACCCATTCGGACAATCAAGCCAACGTCAAAATTGAAATCGTCGAAGGCGGCGATGATCGGGGCACCAATGCGACTCGGATCGGACGATGTATCGTCGAAGATTTACCACGTGGGACTCCCAAGGGGACGCACGTCGATGTGCGATTTGATTATGCACGTGATGGTCGATTGACGGTGCATGCATCGCTTCCTGAAATCGATCGGAAGATCACGATGACGCTAAACCGGGCTGCCGGCTTATCCGATTCTGAAATTCAAATCTGGTCGGAACGTTTAGACCAAGGACTCAGCGACGCGATGTTGGCTTCACTGCCAGCCGATGGTAGCGTGGTTGCAGAGATCGAACTGAATTCGGAAAACGCTGATACTGATCTCGATGTTGTGAAAGAACAGACCGATGCGGAACTGCCCGCAACATCGGATACGTCGTCTCAAACCGCGACCGACATCAACGCCATACTAGGAACGCTTGGCACTACGCCGCAACCAGTCGCCAGCGCTGCCGAGCCTACGCAAATCGAGTCGGCATCGGATAGTGAAGAGGTCGATTTTTCAGAGCTGAAAGCGATCGACGTTTTGGAACCTATCGCGAATGACAGGAAAGCTTCGATCAGTCAGACAGCCCCGGCAAATCTATTTGCACCAACCGAGCCACTTACATCGAAAACGGATGTTGTGAAGGCGGCGAGTAGTGTCCCTGCAAGCAGTGTTCCAGCGGTGAATCCTGCTGAAAAAGCTCCGCAGGTGAAGATCGATCTCGGCGACCAAGTTTCCGAGTCACCGGCTAAAATCAATGCCGATGAACTGCAGAGCTTTGCGAAGGCGTCCGTTGATCCCAAACCCGTGATCAAGGAAAAGCCGAAGATCGATCTGGGGAGTTCCGATTCGGTTGCCAAAGCAGACTCAGGTGACCTCGCAATGTTGGCAGCGCTATCCGGCGGTCAATCGACCCCAAAGGCAGCGTCGGTGGATACGCCGTTTATCGTCACTGATAAATCGCCGAAGACGGATGGAAAACCTGCTGAGAAGCCAAAGAAGTCAGGATTCTTTGGACGCAAAAAGCGGTAGTTGATTTGCGAAACTGAACAGGGCTGGTCTTCACCTACTCTTCTTCGGCTGGCTTGCTAGTATGAAGTCACTTGTTCGACCAACAAGTGTCTGTAGCTTAGGCATGGGTTTTACGCGACTAGTGAGTCTGGATTTTCAGGTGCGAAGAATCCACAGAGGTCTGTTTCGTGATCGAACGCGATTGCTGGTATGGTCCCAGGGTTGAGGTCTGACATTTCTTTTACATTGTTTTGAATCGATTCCGACCAAGAAAAACTGGTTTCAAGGTTTATTGGATACAGAAGCATTCGACCGTTCAAAGGCTGCAGCGGATTTTTGGCGATCATCGATGACGCGACCGCATCCACAGCCTGACCCCGGCCAATTAATGGAGTCACAAAATGTCTGCCTTTTCTTGGATCTGTCCTCCAGCCATGATGATCGCCCTCGTGACGATCGTGGGGCTGCCCGCGCATGAAGACTCTGCGAAAGTAAACATCGCCTCGCAAATTCAGTTAGATGTCGGTGTCTCAAAGCCGACGATGTTGTCCGGCAAAAAAAACCAGGTCAATCACCTGCGGATCTCATTGACCGGTTTCGAGCTGCCAGCTAGCCAAAAGCGTCCACCGGTGAACACTGCGATCGTGATCGATCAAAGTGGGTCGATGAATGGTGAGAAAATTGCTCAAGCTCGGAAAGCGGCGATCACAGCTGTAGAGCGTTTACGGGACGATGACATTGTCTCAATCGTGCTGTATTCCGATTCGGCCAACGTACTGGTGCCGGCAACCAAAGCATCGGATCGTGAAGCGATTATCGAGAAGATTCAATCGATCAAAGCAGGCGGTAGCACGGCTCTGTTTGCCGGGGTCAGCAAAGGAGCCGCTGAGGTTCGAAAGTTCCACGACGGTGGATATGTCAACCGAGTGATCTTGTTGAGTGATGGGAAAGCGAACGTCGGTCCCAAAAGTCCTCGCGAATTAGAACGGCTCGGAATTTCGTTGGTCAAAGAAGGCATCAGCGTTAGCACGTTGGGGCTTGGTCTGGGGTACAACGAAGACCTGATGAGCCGTCTGGCTTCGGCCGGCAGCGGCAACCACATGTTTGTCGAAGAGGCAGACGACTTGGTCGCTGTTTTTCAGAAAGAGTTTAATGACTTGCTAAGTGTCGTGGCGAGCGAGTTTGAAATCCACGCGACCATTGGCGAAGGAATCCGACCAGTACGCGTTCTCAACAATGAAGCCGACATCAGTGGACAGGATATCTATATCCCGTTGACTCAGCTTTACGCGCGTCAGCAACGCTACTTTGTTGTCGAAGTGGAAGTGCCCGAAGGTGAAGATGGACAGAAACGTCCCATGGCTTCCGTCTCGGTCAAGTACAAGAACATGGTCAGTGAAAACACCGACACGCTGTCCAGCCAAGTTGAAATCAGCTACTCCGAGGACGAGAAGGTCGTTGAACAGGACATCGACTACGAGACGTACGCCTTGTGTGCTATCCAAATCGCCAATGATGCGAACATTCGAGCAACGCGATTGCGTGATCAGGGCAATATTGATGAAGCCAAGCAGATCTTGATGCGCAACTGTGCACAGCTCGAAGAGATTGATCTAGCTGTTGGTGGAATGCTTGCCGAACCTTTGGCGAAAGAGGTTAAACGCAATGCCAAGTTAAACGGCATGCAGTCGCAAATGTTAGAGCTTCCTGCGGAGTGGAATCGTTCACGTAAAATGATGATTTACGAACAGAATCGCAACGCGGCACAGCAAGACTATCGCGTTGATGCCCCTTCACCAAAAAGTCCCTAGTGCTTCGTTCTACATCGATTTTAGGATTGGTCGTATGGTGTTGGCCACGGTTCGAGTGCAATAACCGGGGCTAACGCCCGTCGGCTGATGACCTGAACCCGCTCGGATTTAGGATTAGCCGTATGGTGTTGGTCAC
This genomic interval from Stieleria sp. JC731 contains the following:
- a CDS encoding sugar phosphate isomerase/epimerase family protein — translated: MEDWAIGVFASVDAGLGVKWDVISELGLPTIQLHAPHQGQRSAEDAEKLKEQLAEMGVQCTAVFGGFEGESYADIPTVQQTIGLVPQASRESRLREMCEISDFAKALGCDTIALHLGFIPEDTNDPQYDQIVAVTAKLCDHCNENGQFLHLETGQETAEGLMQFIAAVGCDNLKINFDPANMILYGTGEPIEALRMLAPHVRSVHCKDGTWSDHPGETWGREVPLGKGDVDIEKYLTALHEIGYTGSLTIEREIPEDPERQKAEIGGAIDLLTELRSKILS
- a CDS encoding aminotransferase class V-fold PLP-dependent enzyme is translated as MPVTKNWAYLDHAAVGPLTKPAANAFRRYAEEAETQGDTVWPSWAGRMDELRRAAAELLRTQRDEICLVPNTSTGINIVAEGYPWKSGDSVVVPEGEFPSNLFPWENQASRGVEIRKVARRENGVVSIDDLLAACDQSTKLIALSWVGYASGFRVDVQELVERAHQRGILVFLDAIQGLGVFDLDLDQVDVDFLAADGHKWLLGPEGMGIAMIRRRHLDLLRCGNVGWNSVQNAFNYAKPELELRNSAERFEPGSANMGGGAALAASLDLFLTVRNHHGVDAISGRVLGLATELIGQLRSRGFVVRAQPELQFQSGIVTFEVPGMNPVDVRSKLLHAGCVVSCRDGGIRASVHAYNNLDDISRMLRAI
- a CDS encoding LptF/LptG family permease, which encodes MTQIDRYILNLYLRTFTVSFLSLSGIFIVFHAFTNMTDLAELAEKRGMSLAMVMAEFYGPYLLLLFDWTGAIIALMSLLFVVGWLRRTGELTSTLAAGVSHGRLFRAMVIASGLIILAQFASREMLLPSMRDVLSMKNRDITGDNPQPILPSYDKISGILLQGESIKPRSRQIINPRFSLDGDYEGFGDALIAKTAQWLPANENHGEGYLMQIVEIPKDVDSLDSAGVGNRSVLMTSKQHDWIGPRECFVTTTVNAEILQTDQSSTRLCSTMHLAERLRNPAVHNPLSVTVLLHERLIRVPLDFALVLLGLPLVVNRRDRKLFVTIASAMTMVLLFFSLKTIGSALGGAGILFTPALAAWIPLLILGPIAFMRYREVQTL
- a CDS encoding sugar phosphate isomerase/epimerase family protein — encoded protein: MQLGYVTAIVPDASLEDAFEIAEENGYDCMEVMCWPPGKATRRYAGVTHIDVLSLDDSQIESINELQEEHDVTISGLGYYPNALSPDLDEAKIAVEHIKAVIEASAKLGVNTMTSFIGRDWTKSVEDNWPRFLETWKPIIDVAEKHQVRVAIENCPMYFTNDEWPGGKNLAHSPDIWRRMFDDIPSDCFGLNFDPSHLVLQHMDYVQPLADFADKLFHVHAKDLRIDRHRLNQVGTFANPNLWHSPKLPGLGDIDWGKFFGALVDTGYNGPVCVEVEDRAYEGSHEDCLRALCQSSNYLRMFVV
- a CDS encoding vWA domain-containing protein; translation: MSAFSWICPPAMMIALVTIVGLPAHEDSAKVNIASQIQLDVGVSKPTMLSGKKNQVNHLRISLTGFELPASQKRPPVNTAIVIDQSGSMNGEKIAQARKAAITAVERLRDDDIVSIVLYSDSANVLVPATKASDREAIIEKIQSIKAGGSTALFAGVSKGAAEVRKFHDGGYVNRVILLSDGKANVGPKSPRELERLGISLVKEGISVSTLGLGLGYNEDLMSRLASAGSGNHMFVEEADDLVAVFQKEFNDLLSVVASEFEIHATIGEGIRPVRVLNNEADISGQDIYIPLTQLYARQQRYFVVEVEVPEGEDGQKRPMASVSVKYKNMVSENTDTLSSQVEISYSEDEKVVEQDIDYETYALCAIQIANDANIRATRLRDQGNIDEAKQILMRNCAQLEEIDLAVGGMLAEPLAKEVKRNAKLNGMQSQMLELPAEWNRSRKMMIYEQNRNAAQQDYRVDAPSPKSP
- a CDS encoding TIGR04283 family arsenosugar biosynthesis glycosyltransferase → MIPALNEEANIAKAIRSAHDNGVRNVIVADGGSTDNTITLAQSHQAVVVHTQPGRGLQLAHAARLSNAPMLLFLHADNWLETDCVEQLCRHANGCTNLGHTDQSLWGGFRQRIDEAGISYRLLESGNAMRIRLRGLPFGDQAMFVDRKLYQSVGGFQTNPLMEDVVLSQALRRRSWPVLIDACVHVDARRWKKRGIVRQTLRNWGIQTAHFLGVRERQLHRWYR
- a CDS encoding Hsp70 family protein, encoding MTKPASQPAVGIDLGTTFSAIAFLDPTGRPETIRNSEGDLTTPSAVFFDHKRPIVGIEAAEAGLLEPDRLALFAKRDVGESFYEKEIRGKHLPAEVIEALILRKLKADAELMLGPIEKAVITVPAFFNEPCRKATQDAGRLAGLDVLDIINEPTAAAITYGVQQGFLSLDGGSREAETVLVYDLGGGTFDVTVMKIENGNFNTIATAGDVYLGGVDWDKRVVDFIAEAFEKEHGVDPRDDPQAEQELLRKANQTKHALTQRESVTVAFAHDGRRLRTEITQQEFSDRCADLVERTLMTVQLVLDDADVDWSKLTRLILVGGSTRMPMIRQELERLSGMELDRSLSPDEAVSHGAALYAGMLMAGQNDKSGISVSNVNSHDLGILAVDPKTGQPRRQIMIPRNSHLPARKMVRFRTHSDNQANVKIEIVEGGDDRGTNATRIGRCIVEDLPRGTPKGTHVDVRFDYARDGRLTVHASLPEIDRKITMTLNRAAGLSDSEIQIWSERLDQGLSDAMLASLPADGSVVAEIELNSENADTDLDVVKEQTDAELPATSDTSSQTATDINAILGTLGTTPQPVASAAEPTQIESASDSEEVDFSELKAIDVLEPIANDRKASISQTAPANLFAPTEPLTSKTDVVKAASSVPASSVPAVNPAEKAPQVKIDLGDQVSESPAKINADELQSFAKASVDPKPVIKEKPKIDLGSSDSVAKADSGDLAMLAALSGGQSTPKAASVDTPFIVTDKSPKTDGKPAEKPKKSGFFGRKKR
- the coaD gene encoding pantetheine-phosphate adenylyltransferase produces the protein MSTDGKQIAVYTGSFDPVTLGHLHIIHRASRLFETLIIGIGVNADKRSLFTPDQRRDLVETVTKDLPNVRVEFFDGLAVDFVRSQQSRVMVRGIRPLTDIAGEFTMMMANRQLDSDIETVFLMADERFAHVSSSLLKQIAGISDDDEKLAKFVPREIIRPLRERMRSAE